A genomic region of Aeropyrum pernix K1 contains the following coding sequences:
- a CDS encoding nicotinamide-nucleotide adenylyltransferase, whose amino-acid sequence MGRLRALIFGRFQPFHKGHLSIVKWAFERGYSELVFLVGMASENYTPRNPFTAGERIEMIRLSFLDAGLPLEKAITATIRTLETSIGSVYYVLSYVPRVDTILTRNPVIAKIFLDAGVNVERPPLFNRDEWRGEKIRMWIARGDDRWRSTVTPSTARFIEEIGGVERIRWSLASD is encoded by the coding sequence GTGGGGCGGTTGAGGGCGCTTATATTCGGAAGGTTCCAGCCCTTCCACAAGGGCCATCTGTCTATAGTGAAGTGGGCCTTCGAGAGGGGGTACAGCGAGCTCGTCTTCCTAGTGGGAATGGCTTCCGAGAACTACACGCCTAGGAACCCCTTCACCGCGGGGGAGAGGATAGAGATGATCAGGCTCTCGTTCCTCGACGCCGGCCTTCCGCTCGAGAAGGCCATAACCGCCACTATCAGGACCCTAGAGACTAGCATCGGGAGTGTATACTACGTCCTATCATACGTCCCCCGGGTCGACACAATACTGACGAGGAACCCGGTTATAGCTAAGATCTTCCTCGATGCAGGAGTCAATGTGGAGAGGCCGCCTCTGTTTAACAGGGACGAGTGGAGGGGGGAGAAGATTAGGATGTGGATAGCCCGGGGGGACGATAGGTGGAGGAGCACCGTAACCCCGTCCACTGCCAGGTTTATAGAGGAGATAGGGGGCGTGGAGAGGATAAGGTGGTCTCTCGCCTCGGACTAG
- the prf1 gene encoding peptide chain release factor aRF-1, protein MSQGRLEERLTISKRELARLLKELKKWSAPATVLLSLYIPPGRPLSDVMTLLRQEYSITDNIKLKRTRQAVKRALSAAMDRLQMLTSTPPNGLVLFCGEDMSTGKFECFMFSPPEPIRVFYYRTDKRFITDFLEDMVEDNNAIGIIIVERDQATIGLLKGARLEVLKELEGFVPGKHKMGGQSQRRYERIIEQMVDEFFKKVGEEASNLLVPLAEKGVLKGVIVAGPGLAKQEFVEGNYLDYRLKKILAPELVDVAYQGLQGLKEAVMKAEKVVEAQMYRDAVNAMEEFKLHLAKGTGMIVYGEKDVEAALEMGAVKTLLIHESREDLEEWVEKAKSSGAQVIVVPESLAEAEWFLKTFGGLAGILRFRISTV, encoded by the coding sequence TTGAGTCAGGGTAGGCTGGAGGAGAGGCTCACCATATCTAAGAGGGAGCTGGCGCGGCTGCTGAAGGAGCTGAAGAAGTGGAGCGCGCCTGCCACGGTGCTTCTTAGCCTCTACATACCCCCGGGTAGGCCGCTCAGCGATGTGATGACCCTGCTGAGGCAGGAGTATAGTATAACGGATAACATTAAGCTGAAGAGGACTCGGCAGGCTGTTAAGAGGGCCCTCTCCGCCGCTATGGACAGGCTGCAGATGCTCACCTCAACCCCTCCCAACGGCCTGGTTCTCTTCTGCGGGGAGGATATGTCGACAGGGAAGTTCGAGTGCTTCATGTTCAGCCCTCCAGAGCCGATACGGGTCTTCTACTACAGGACCGATAAGAGGTTCATAACAGACTTCCTGGAGGATATGGTCGAGGATAACAACGCTATCGGTATTATAATTGTGGAGAGGGACCAGGCCACCATAGGGCTGTTGAAGGGTGCGAGGCTCGAGGTCCTCAAAGAGCTGGAGGGCTTCGTGCCGGGGAAGCACAAGATGGGCGGTCAGAGCCAGAGGAGGTATGAGAGGATTATAGAGCAGATGGTGGATGAGTTCTTCAAGAAGGTCGGCGAGGAGGCCAGCAACCTCCTCGTCCCCCTTGCTGAGAAGGGCGTGTTGAAGGGGGTTATAGTGGCGGGGCCGGGTCTGGCGAAGCAGGAGTTTGTGGAGGGCAACTACCTCGACTACAGGCTGAAGAAGATACTGGCGCCAGAGCTCGTTGACGTGGCCTACCAGGGGCTCCAGGGGCTTAAGGAGGCTGTTATGAAGGCTGAGAAGGTTGTCGAGGCCCAGATGTACAGGGATGCGGTGAACGCTATGGAGGAGTTCAAGCTCCACCTGGCCAAGGGGACGGGGATGATCGTCTATGGTGAGAAGGATGTGGAGGCTGCTCTGGAGATGGGGGCTGTGAAGACCCTGCTCATACACGAGTCTAGGGAGGACCTGGAGGAGTGGGTGGAGAAGGCTAAGAGCTCTGGGGCCCAGGTGATAGTGGTGCCCGAGAGCCTTGCAGAGGCCGAGTGGTTCCTAAAGACGTTCGGCGGCCTAGCCGGCATACTCAGGTTCAGGATATCCACAGTCTAG
- the argF gene encoding ornithine carbamoyltransferase translates to MSLHRLRGRHLLWLADYTGEEIRHMVELTLEMKRRYYAGERVIPVLRGRSVGLLFEKPSTRTRISLEVAVAQLGGHTVYMTPSETQLGRGETVADTARVLSRYLDAIVARVRSHKTLEEMARHASIPVINGLSDLTHPLQAIADMATILEKKGRLEGVKLAFVGDGADNVLHSLLLAGSKLGLHITVATPPQIRPDERILSIALKAAEESGGSVEIVSDPYEAVRGADVVYTDVWVSMGQESMAEEKVQLLKPYQVNAKLMEATGGRAIFMHCLPAKRGQEVTDEVIDGPWSAVWDQAENRLHAHKAVLSLLVP, encoded by the coding sequence TTGAGTCTCCACCGGCTCAGGGGGAGGCACCTCCTCTGGCTGGCCGACTATACTGGCGAGGAGATTAGGCATATGGTTGAGCTGACCCTCGAGATGAAGCGCCGCTACTACGCCGGGGAGAGGGTCATACCTGTGCTTAGGGGGAGGAGCGTGGGCCTGCTCTTCGAGAAGCCTAGTACGAGGACCAGGATAAGCCTTGAGGTGGCCGTCGCCCAGCTAGGGGGGCACACAGTCTACATGACCCCGAGTGAGACGCAGCTTGGGAGGGGTGAGACGGTGGCTGACACCGCCAGAGTCCTCTCTAGGTATCTTGACGCCATAGTGGCCAGGGTAAGGAGCCACAAAACCCTGGAGGAGATGGCGAGGCACGCCTCCATACCGGTTATAAACGGCCTAAGCGACCTCACTCACCCCCTGCAGGCTATAGCTGACATGGCCACCATACTCGAGAAGAAAGGGAGGCTCGAGGGCGTGAAGCTGGCCTTCGTTGGTGACGGTGCAGACAACGTGCTGCACAGCCTCCTCCTCGCGGGCTCCAAGCTTGGGCTCCACATAACTGTGGCCACACCCCCCCAGATAAGGCCGGACGAGAGGATACTATCCATAGCCTTAAAGGCCGCCGAGGAGAGCGGAGGGTCTGTAGAAATCGTTAGCGACCCCTACGAGGCCGTCCGTGGGGCTGACGTCGTCTATACAGACGTGTGGGTCAGCATGGGGCAGGAGAGCATGGCCGAGGAGAAGGTGCAGCTGCTGAAGCCTTACCAGGTTAACGCCAAGCTTATGGAGGCAACGGGGGGCAGAGCGATATTCATGCACTGCCTCCCAGCTAAGAGGGGGCAGGAGGTGACGGACGAGGTCATAGACGGCCCCTGGAGCGCCGTGTGGGACCAGGCCGAGAACAGGCTGCACGCCCACAAGGCAGTGCTCTCCCTGCTGGTACCCTAG
- a CDS encoding Nre family DNA repair protein, protein MPRIPPELCTRCKGYRLLCGLPSCPILDRLRSQARSLERARWSREVQGSTPPSILVGERGYPGVRLYYMVPPGVAGPEAQRYEDPLGWRSSRTPLGSIVRLRSELVAGVLRADARRPHELLYQREIGPAALSERPVDSFLELARLPVPRVSFDGYTKPVGPTAPARRVEVEGNPRLEKPVERAIWEDEKAEVMAWELFNRGVNVYTIQRALSIGFLGRLRARRLVPTRWAITAVDEMLSRRLRRLLKTAPEIGGVEVYFSEYLHNRFLIILKPGPGWMEWIEIWHPHTVWTPGAGGPVASVVREDPLGRKNMEDGGFSAAKLPVLEHLYSRGRRADVIIVREVLPQYYAPVGNWHIRETVKHALAQKPLAKNPQPGELDALASKLIGEWGLAKRISQLMKPRKTLESYMD, encoded by the coding sequence ATGCCGAGGATACCTCCCGAGCTTTGCACCAGGTGCAAGGGCTACAGGCTCCTATGCGGCCTGCCCTCATGCCCCATACTCGACAGGCTGAGGAGCCAGGCTAGGAGCCTGGAGAGGGCTCGGTGGTCCAGGGAGGTGCAGGGCTCCACACCCCCCTCGATACTAGTGGGTGAGAGGGGCTATCCCGGCGTGAGGCTCTACTACATGGTGCCCCCCGGGGTCGCGGGCCCGGAGGCCCAGAGGTACGAGGACCCTCTGGGCTGGAGGTCCTCACGCACCCCCCTGGGGTCTATTGTCAGGCTGAGGAGCGAGCTTGTGGCCGGCGTCCTCAGGGCTGACGCCAGGAGGCCCCACGAGCTCCTCTACCAGAGGGAGATCGGCCCGGCAGCCCTTTCAGAGAGGCCTGTGGACAGCTTCCTGGAGCTAGCCCGCCTCCCCGTGCCGAGGGTGTCCTTCGACGGCTACACCAAGCCCGTCGGCCCCACAGCCCCCGCCAGGAGGGTGGAGGTCGAGGGAAACCCCAGGCTGGAGAAGCCTGTTGAGAGGGCTATCTGGGAGGATGAGAAGGCTGAGGTGATGGCGTGGGAGCTGTTTAACCGGGGGGTTAACGTCTATACGATACAGAGGGCCCTCTCAATAGGCTTCCTGGGCAGGCTGAGGGCTAGGAGGCTGGTCCCCACAAGGTGGGCTATAACGGCTGTCGACGAGATGCTCTCAAGAAGGCTTAGGAGGCTCCTGAAGACCGCGCCCGAGATAGGGGGGGTTGAGGTCTACTTCTCCGAGTACCTTCACAACAGGTTCCTAATAATACTGAAGCCTGGCCCCGGCTGGATGGAGTGGATAGAGATATGGCACCCACACACCGTCTGGACCCCCGGCGCCGGCGGCCCGGTGGCTTCCGTAGTACGTGAAGACCCCCTGGGCAGGAAGAACATGGAGGACGGCGGCTTCAGCGCCGCAAAGCTGCCCGTCCTCGAACACCTATACTCCCGCGGCCGAAGGGCTGACGTGATAATAGTGAGGGAGGTCCTCCCACAGTACTACGCCCCCGTGGGCAACTGGCACATAAGGGAGACGGTCAAACACGCGCTAGCACAAAAACCCCTCGCCAAAAACCCCCAGCCGGGCGAGCTGGACGCCCTCGCCTCCAAGCTCATAGGCGAGTGGGGCCTGGCGAAGAGGATCTCACAGCTCATGAAGCCTAGGAAGACGCTGGAAAGCTACATGGACTAG
- a CDS encoding potassium channel family protein: MGEDRRRGGIVGLLSEARRLTSIMIDLSIYSVAFGDRLAALETLMLEDDVDEIIREAVGLLSLAVRGPGHTGLAKGIVELAAAFDRASDAAGDLAQLVLRGYPPHKYVTAAAICCGEVVAALKAEKPLDRLDIVDVLILRRGGRALLSPEDFSIREGDVLIVRGSLEALLEAAESLGAKPPKPPADVETLLADDTARGVARAKVLARAGFDASLYSLLAGDAGLARTVLDMEEMLDNDILSLMEDIVAQGLTGPETLTLILFLRSLEDFSDAAARAAGLVETELPGRVVEGTIGDPWESYLALDYMGERRRLSELGLDEEGLVIVAAKVGGKWIIPFLEDPEISRGDTVLAKIYSGQADTLKELVESRGFVVKGRRLEGRP; this comes from the coding sequence ATGGGAGAGGATAGGCGGAGGGGCGGCATAGTAGGCCTCCTCAGCGAGGCCAGGCGTCTAACGAGCATCATGATAGACCTCTCCATATACAGCGTCGCCTTCGGCGACCGCCTCGCCGCCCTCGAGACCCTGATGCTGGAGGACGATGTAGACGAGATTATAAGGGAGGCGGTCGGGCTCCTCAGCCTAGCAGTAAGGGGGCCGGGCCACACGGGGCTAGCGAAGGGCATAGTCGAGCTGGCTGCCGCCTTCGACAGGGCGAGCGACGCCGCCGGAGACCTGGCACAGCTAGTGCTCAGGGGCTACCCGCCCCACAAGTACGTAACAGCCGCCGCCATATGCTGCGGCGAGGTAGTCGCTGCCCTGAAGGCTGAGAAGCCGCTGGACAGGCTAGACATAGTCGACGTCCTTATACTCAGGAGGGGTGGTAGGGCTTTGCTGAGCCCAGAAGACTTCTCAATAAGGGAGGGTGACGTGCTGATAGTGAGGGGCAGCCTAGAGGCGCTGCTGGAGGCTGCGGAATCGCTGGGCGCCAAGCCTCCCAAGCCTCCGGCAGACGTGGAGACGCTGCTGGCGGACGACACTGCCCGGGGTGTGGCTAGAGCTAAGGTCCTCGCCAGGGCGGGGTTCGACGCCTCCCTCTACAGCCTCCTGGCCGGCGACGCCGGCCTGGCCCGGACAGTGCTTGATATGGAGGAGATGCTGGACAACGATATACTAAGCCTTATGGAGGATATAGTTGCCCAGGGCCTCACGGGCCCCGAGACACTCACACTCATACTCTTCCTCAGGAGCCTCGAGGACTTCTCCGACGCCGCAGCCAGGGCTGCCGGGCTCGTGGAGACAGAGCTGCCTGGCAGAGTGGTAGAGGGGACTATAGGCGACCCGTGGGAGTCCTACCTGGCGCTCGACTACATGGGTGAGAGGAGGAGGCTGTCGGAGCTGGGCCTCGACGAGGAGGGGCTAGTCATAGTTGCTGCCAAGGTTGGGGGTAAGTGGATCATACCCTTCCTGGAGGACCCCGAGATAAGTAGGGGGGACACGGTGCTGGCTAAGATATACTCGGGCCAGGCCGACACCCTTAAGGAGCTGGTGGAGTCTAGAGGATTCGTGGTCAAGGGCCGGAGGCTAGAGGGGCGCCCCTAG
- a CDS encoding RecB-family nuclease, translating into MEVIPVLHNVSSVQRVVDMARLSYSLGLDTLVVTKAYGGAAQSGVPEAMRLALKLGKSLVVLPELRDAVNLLSPTHVLAVTPSRAERLVGPGGLEGLEGRVLVVFSGGEPELDPSEAAGAIRVYIEGVEGKVGPIAEAALILYFLLRGGGDGRG; encoded by the coding sequence GTGGAAGTGATACCGGTGCTCCACAACGTCTCCAGCGTCCAGAGGGTGGTCGACATGGCCAGGCTCTCCTACAGCCTAGGCCTCGACACACTGGTGGTCACCAAGGCCTACGGAGGGGCGGCCCAGTCTGGAGTGCCGGAGGCTATGAGGCTTGCCCTTAAGCTAGGCAAAAGCCTGGTAGTCCTCCCAGAGCTCCGGGACGCCGTCAACCTGCTATCCCCCACCCACGTCCTGGCTGTGACGCCCTCGAGGGCTGAGAGGCTCGTGGGCCCCGGGGGGCTGGAGGGGCTTGAGGGGAGAGTCCTGGTCGTATTCAGCGGGGGCGAGCCGGAGCTCGACCCTAGCGAGGCGGCGGGGGCCATTAGGGTTTATATAGAGGGTGTGGAGGGGAAGGTGGGCCCCATAGCCGAGGCTGCACTCATACTCTACTTCCTCCTCCGGGGAGGCGGTGATGGGAGAGGATAG
- a CDS encoding DNA cytosine methyltransferase — translation MSQGYTAADVFAGGGGFSRGFEEAGFRVRVAIDNYPPAARTYKANFPHTAFIADDVKEVGLEEISSVSGLSPGEVDVVIASPPCEPFTGANPRRMERPLDRLYRDPAGQLFLHAIRLIGLLKPRFFVIENVPGIAHPEIERAVRMELSKAGYRRVYFNLLRAEEHGTPSRRLRVFVSNARLRPPRRRGPSVGEVLKDLPEPGAAWPPNHEAPPELPARKMRRAARLRAGEGLIQFQGAGGRRIPNYIRLDPDAPAPTVMGSRRFIHPWQDRLLTVREQARLMGFPDYHIFLGSRDAQYNMVGEAVPPPLAKAIAEYLAALLEDERGV, via the coding sequence ATGAGTCAAGGATATACCGCAGCTGACGTATTCGCGGGAGGGGGAGGCTTCTCCAGAGGGTTCGAGGAGGCGGGCTTCAGGGTAAGAGTGGCCATAGACAACTACCCCCCGGCGGCGAGGACCTACAAGGCCAACTTCCCCCACACCGCCTTCATAGCTGACGATGTGAAGGAGGTGGGGCTAGAGGAGATATCGAGCGTCTCAGGCTTGAGCCCCGGGGAGGTTGACGTCGTCATAGCCAGCCCCCCCTGCGAGCCGTTCACGGGGGCGAACCCCAGGAGGATGGAGAGGCCGCTGGACAGGCTTTACAGAGACCCGGCCGGCCAGCTCTTCCTACACGCAATAAGGCTCATAGGCCTCCTCAAGCCCAGGTTCTTCGTCATAGAGAACGTTCCCGGCATAGCACACCCGGAGATAGAGAGGGCCGTGAGGATGGAGCTCTCAAAGGCCGGCTACAGGAGGGTTTACTTCAACCTGCTTAGGGCTGAGGAGCACGGCACGCCCAGCAGGAGGCTTAGGGTTTTCGTCTCCAACGCAAGACTCCGCCCCCCGCGGAGGAGGGGGCCTAGCGTGGGCGAGGTCCTCAAGGACCTCCCAGAGCCGGGGGCGGCGTGGCCGCCTAACCACGAGGCCCCGCCCGAACTCCCGGCCAGGAAGATGAGGAGGGCTGCCAGGCTCAGGGCTGGGGAGGGGCTCATACAGTTCCAGGGGGCTGGAGGGAGGAGGATACCCAACTACATAAGGCTCGACCCCGATGCGCCCGCCCCAACTGTCATGGGGTCTAGAAGGTTCATCCACCCCTGGCAGGACAGGCTCCTGACTGTGAGGGAGCAGGCGAGGCTGATGGGCTTCCCCGACTACCACATATTCCTCGGCAGCCGGGACGCGCAGTACAACATGGTGGGCGAGGCTGTGCCTCCCCCGCTTGCAAAGGCTATAGCTGAATACCTCGCAGCCCTACTTGAAGATGAGAGGGGTGTATAG
- a CDS encoding TFIIB-type zinc ribbon-containing protein → MKGKGRNRAVKSLEIYVRKLAQANGIKPEMAAHIFHLIYEETPNGGISDDDLESLTGYKQSDIRRILRLLGDKRIIVSRKGRHPRKEATRYFWRIDSDTINVSLLTLKKKVLEKLVVKEAHDSGNSYYTCPRCGSKYSFDEAFTLDFTCPRCGEVLEEADSREGLERLRRTIDALREEIARDESRIYRS, encoded by the coding sequence TTGAAAGGAAAGGGTAGGAACAGGGCTGTCAAGAGCCTGGAGATATACGTTAGGAAGCTGGCCCAGGCTAACGGTATCAAGCCGGAGATGGCCGCCCACATCTTCCACCTCATATACGAGGAGACCCCCAACGGCGGCATAAGCGACGACGACCTGGAGAGCCTCACAGGCTACAAGCAGAGCGACATAAGGAGGATACTCAGGCTGCTCGGCGATAAGAGGATTATAGTGAGCAGGAAGGGGAGGCACCCGAGGAAGGAGGCTACACGCTACTTCTGGAGGATAGACAGCGACACCATAAACGTGTCGCTCCTGACCCTTAAGAAGAAGGTGTTGGAGAAGCTTGTGGTTAAGGAGGCCCACGACAGCGGCAACTCCTACTACACATGCCCGAGATGCGGCTCCAAGTACAGCTTCGACGAGGCCTTCACCCTAGACTTCACATGCCCGAGATGCGGGGAGGTCCTCGAGGAGGCCGATAGTAGGGAGGGGCTGGAGAGGCTTAGGCGAACGATAGACGCGCTTAGGGAGGAGATAGCCAGGGATGAGTCAAGGATATACCGCAGCTGA
- a CDS encoding tRNA methyltransferase (catalyzes the S-adenosyl-methionine-dependent 2'-O-ribose methylation of C56 in tRNA transcripts) yields MKPGGPYGDVYVLRLGHRPERDKRVTTHVALVARAFGANGFVLEGVCDEGVVESVRRVVARWGGPFTVECGVSGRRYVRMWREGGGEVVHLTMYGVNVDDVAPVIAASPRRKLVVVGAEKVERFYYEEADWNVSVGTQPHSEVAALALFLDRLFRGEWRFIDYSGGFLRVMESQRGKRVERKG; encoded by the coding sequence TTGAAGCCTGGCGGCCCCTACGGAGACGTGTACGTCCTGAGGCTGGGCCACAGGCCTGAGAGGGATAAGAGGGTTACGACGCACGTTGCCCTAGTCGCGAGGGCTTTCGGCGCCAACGGCTTCGTCCTAGAGGGGGTGTGTGACGAGGGCGTGGTTGAGAGTGTTAGGAGGGTGGTTGCCAGGTGGGGCGGCCCCTTCACTGTTGAGTGCGGGGTCTCGGGAAGGCGGTACGTGAGGATGTGGAGGGAGGGTGGGGGTGAGGTTGTCCATCTAACAATGTATGGGGTTAACGTGGACGACGTTGCACCCGTGATAGCGGCGAGCCCGAGGAGGAAGCTTGTGGTTGTGGGGGCTGAGAAGGTTGAGAGGTTCTACTATGAGGAGGCGGATTGGAACGTCTCCGTGGGGACGCAGCCCCATAGCGAGGTAGCCGCTCTAGCCTTATTCCTGGACAGGTTATTTAGGGGCGAGTGGAGGTTTATAGATTATAGTGGAGGGTTTTTAAGGGTTATGGAGAGCCAGAGGGGTAAGAGGGTTGAAAGGAAAGGGTAG
- the hflX gene encoding GTPase HflX codes for MKSRRKALMVIPRLLERHLDEALALAETAGYDVARLWRNRHPRIIKKGLLDAIKDEARSSGAEALIYYGDLQPSSKFTVMRETGLNVVDRVMLILEIFALHASSREALLQIEAARIKHEIPLAREFVRRSKMGEYPGFLGPGMYAADQYLRHLRRRLVKIRRELDKMRSTRESRLSSRAKSGLKQVSIVGYASAGKTSLFNLLTGEDRPVGPEYFTTLQPKHSRITWGGVEGVLAADTVGFIRDVPPEIVEAFHATLAEVKHSDAIVFVIDAAEPPSDIEEKLHAGIDTLARIGALSAPMVIAANKIDALQPPEIGERIALIEREASILPHSPPVIPISAKTGYGVDRLVRSIIKIVDGDRLEGLLEAGHMD; via the coding sequence ATGAAGAGTAGAAGGAAGGCTCTCATGGTGATACCCAGGCTGCTAGAGAGGCATCTTGACGAGGCACTGGCCCTAGCGGAGACGGCGGGGTACGATGTGGCCAGGCTATGGAGGAACAGGCACCCGAGGATAATAAAGAAGGGGCTCCTGGACGCCATAAAGGATGAGGCGAGGTCCTCGGGAGCCGAAGCCCTGATATACTACGGCGACCTGCAGCCCTCCTCCAAGTTCACCGTCATGAGGGAGACAGGACTAAACGTTGTAGACAGGGTCATGCTTATATTAGAGATCTTCGCCCTACACGCCTCATCCAGAGAGGCGCTCCTCCAGATAGAGGCTGCGAGGATTAAGCATGAGATACCCCTGGCCAGGGAGTTCGTGAGGAGGAGCAAGATGGGCGAGTACCCAGGCTTCCTAGGCCCCGGAATGTACGCCGCCGACCAGTACCTCAGACACCTTAGGAGGAGGCTTGTCAAGATAAGGAGGGAGCTTGATAAGATGAGGAGCACCAGGGAGAGCAGGCTATCCTCCAGGGCTAAGAGCGGGCTTAAGCAGGTGAGCATAGTAGGCTACGCCTCCGCAGGCAAGACCAGCCTTTTCAACCTACTGACAGGCGAGGATAGGCCTGTGGGGCCCGAGTACTTCACCACACTCCAGCCGAAGCACAGCAGGATAACGTGGGGGGGTGTAGAAGGGGTTCTAGCCGCGGACACGGTGGGCTTCATACGCGACGTACCCCCAGAGATCGTGGAGGCCTTCCACGCAACCCTGGCGGAGGTTAAACACTCCGACGCCATAGTGTTCGTCATAGACGCCGCCGAGCCGCCGAGCGATATAGAGGAGAAGCTCCACGCAGGCATAGACACCTTAGCAAGGATAGGAGCCCTCTCAGCCCCCATGGTGATAGCGGCAAACAAGATAGACGCCCTACAGCCCCCGGAGATCGGCGAAAGGATAGCATTGATAGAGAGGGAGGCCAGCATACTCCCCCACAGCCCCCCCGTGATACCTATATCCGCCAAGACCGGTTACGGCGTTGACAGGCTCGTCAGAAGCATCATCAAAATAGTCGACGGTGACAGGCTAGAGGGCCTCCTCGAGGCGGGGCATATGGACTAG
- a CDS encoding multiprotein bridging factor aMBF1, translating to MKQASAYCELCGAEIRGRPYRVSVEGVEMDLCLSCYMKLARSGRAQLLREARPSRRGAARGGSGGARRPRRVPLDMYDLVEDYPERIREAREARGWSTAVLAQKLRISETMLRRIESGKLKPSLDLAKRMEKMLGVKLLEPVVDEEAYYDEDYGRDYITLGDIVVVDRDEE from the coding sequence TTGAAGCAGGCCAGCGCCTACTGTGAGCTGTGCGGTGCAGAGATTAGGGGGAGGCCTTATAGGGTTAGCGTTGAAGGGGTTGAGATGGACCTGTGCTTGAGCTGCTACATGAAGCTAGCCAGGAGCGGCAGGGCCCAGCTGCTGAGGGAGGCGAGGCCTAGCAGGAGAGGCGCGGCGAGGGGAGGCTCTGGGGGTGCTAGGAGGCCGCGGAGAGTCCCCCTAGACATGTATGACCTGGTGGAGGATTATCCCGAGAGGATTAGAGAGGCGAGGGAGGCCAGGGGGTGGAGCACTGCTGTGCTGGCGCAGAAGCTCAGGATAAGCGAGACAATGCTCAGGAGGATAGAGTCGGGGAAGCTGAAGCCCAGCCTCGACCTGGCCAAGAGGATGGAGAAGATGCTGGGTGTTAAACTGCTCGAGCCCGTTGTTGATGAGGAGGCTTACTACGACGAGGATTATGGTAGGGACTATATAACCCTGGGGGATATAGTGGTGGTAGACAGGGATGAAGAGTAG
- a CDS encoding proteasome-activating nucleotidase — MTLSSAGGSRSHRHNGGHSERDVEIRILKDKVRSLTKEKISLQKELEYYKNEITKLLSPPYIEAVVLEVIDDNRVVVKSSTGPNLIVNVAAGVDARSLKPGAIVALNNRGSTIVDVLPGRYDPLVKAMEVEERPKVFFKDVGGLEEQIREIYEAVVLPIKNPHLFRELGIDPPKGVLLHGPPGTGKTLLAKAVAGETEATFIRVVGSELVNKFIGEGARLVREIFRLAREKAPSILFIDEIDAIASKRVDIGTSGDREVQRTMLQLLAELDGFDPLDNVKVIAATNRLDLIDPAVLRPGRFDRIIEVPLPSLRGRLEILGIHTRKAKMAPDVDLEAIAKLTEGFSGADLKAVVVEAGYNAIRRGSRVITMDDMIKAVEKVKAALDKRGGGDPFIRAQQKSGDDTIATVI; from the coding sequence ATGACGTTAAGCAGTGCGGGGGGTAGCAGGAGCCACAGGCATAACGGCGGGCACAGCGAGAGGGACGTTGAGATCAGGATTCTAAAGGATAAGGTGCGCAGCCTGACCAAGGAGAAGATAAGCCTGCAGAAGGAACTCGAGTACTATAAAAACGAGATCACCAAGCTCCTCTCGCCACCCTACATCGAGGCCGTGGTACTGGAAGTCATAGACGATAACAGGGTTGTCGTGAAGAGCAGCACAGGCCCCAACCTCATAGTTAACGTTGCAGCGGGCGTCGACGCCAGGTCCCTGAAGCCCGGGGCGATAGTGGCCCTCAACAACCGGGGCTCCACAATTGTTGACGTGCTGCCGGGCAGGTACGACCCCCTGGTTAAGGCTATGGAGGTTGAGGAGAGGCCTAAGGTGTTCTTCAAGGACGTCGGGGGCCTCGAGGAGCAGATTAGGGAGATATACGAGGCTGTGGTGCTGCCTATAAAGAACCCCCACCTCTTTAGGGAGCTCGGGATAGACCCGCCTAAGGGGGTTCTACTCCACGGCCCCCCGGGGACGGGGAAGACCCTCCTGGCTAAGGCCGTGGCGGGGGAGACAGAGGCCACGTTCATAAGGGTTGTGGGCAGCGAGCTCGTCAACAAGTTCATCGGGGAGGGCGCCAGGCTTGTGAGGGAGATATTCAGGCTTGCGAGGGAGAAGGCCCCCTCAATACTATTCATCGACGAGATAGACGCCATCGCATCCAAGAGGGTCGACATAGGAACCAGCGGGGACAGGGAGGTGCAGAGGACCATGCTCCAGCTTCTCGCGGAGCTCGACGGCTTCGACCCCCTGGACAACGTGAAGGTCATAGCAGCCACTAACAGGCTAGACCTCATAGACCCAGCCGTCCTCAGGCCCGGCAGGTTCGACAGGATAATAGAGGTGCCCCTGCCAAGCCTCCGGGGGAGGCTGGAGATACTGGGCATCCACACAAGGAAGGCGAAGATGGCGCCCGACGTCGACCTTGAGGCGATAGCCAAGCTCACAGAAGGCTTCAGCGGCGCCGACCTCAAGGCTGTGGTTGTAGAGGCTGGCTACAACGCCATAAGACGGGGATCCAGGGTCATAACTATGGACGACATGATAAAGGCGGTGGAAAAGGTTAAGGCGGCCTTGGATAAGAGGGGCGGCGGAGACCCGTTCATAAGAGCCCAGCAGAAGAGCGGGGACGACACGATAGCCACCGTGATATAG